Proteins found in one Anopheles aquasalis chromosome 3, idAnoAquaMG_Q_19, whole genome shotgun sequence genomic segment:
- the LOC126575930 gene encoding G-protein coupled receptor Mth2-like isoform X1 yields the protein MPCILHSTVRLLKWFVVWLLCSVYANDVQLCSVQESVDITNGTIAGDGGIDYDGVRYSASQYFQDGNTRRGCICLVRQCIYACVNEYWTNYGLKELLANVSGASGENTGIVNPALEAKYHMILKQPYCAGDFIVPKQRQVKITSKGELNVVDYFCILPKTEMGEFHALYCDKYSIAQPSDLYHQIHALGDFLVVFPLLVATFVVYAILPELMDGKSVMCYVACLTVSYLFLAMEQLNAFGYKSHLYTISAYILYFTLLASFFWLNVIYWLLGESRGQMTKHRKFLYCSLHAWGAPILILASNLLFDHTELMGYELVTNVGEEASFLKPDKETEARYLHLVLLISANIVPCTITAMRNYLSNLADASTITGNSGSLLKLEKDRNRIGQHLSLFFIMGIARSLDIIKWQQIDPKTAYWLWLVYIVNALGYCLWGIFILFRLVCNQIVLQLLYQRFGRRENTPREDYTAYSIPQLVDVENPKSVLMMHQSE from the exons ATGCCGTGCATATTACACTCAACTGTACGTTTGTTGAaatggtttgtggtgtggctGTTGTGCAGTGTGTATGCTAACGATGTTCAGCTATGCTCCGTGCAGGAATCAGTGGATATTACGAACGGTACTATAGCTGGAGATGGAGGCATTGACTACGACGGAGTGCGATACAGTGCTTCTCAGTACTTTCAAGATGGAAACACTCGAAGAGGATGCATTTGCCTAGTACGGCAATGCATATATGCATGCGTGAATGAATATTGGACAAACTATGGGCTAAAGGAGCTCCTTGCTAATGTTTCGGGTGCTTCTGGGGAAAACACTGGCATAGTTAATCCGGCGCTAGAGGCAAAGTATCACATGATTTTGAAACAACCTTACTGTGCGGGAGATTTTATTGTACCGAAGCAGCGTCAAGTGAAAATAACTTCA AAAGGAGAGCTGAACGTTGTTGATTACTTTTGTATTCTACCAAAGACCGAGATGGGTGAATTCCATGCATTATACTGCGACAAGTATTCTATTGCACAACCTAGCGATTTGTATCATCAAATACATGCCTTGG GAGACTTTCTGGTTGTTTTTCCCTTGCTTGTGGCCACCTTTGTGGTTTACGCTATTCTACCGGAGCTAATGGACGGCAAATCAGTGATGTGCTACGTGGCATGCCTCACCGTATCCTATTTGTTTCTGGCCATGGAACAATTGAACGCCTTTGGCTACAAGTCCCATTTGTATACCATCTCTGCCTACATACTATACTTTACGTTGTTGGCCAGTTTCTTTTGGCTGAACGTCATCTACTGGTTACTTGGTGAAAGTCGTGGACAGATGACTAAACACAGAAAGTTCCTGTACTGCTCTCTGCATGCTTGGGGCGCACCTATATTGATCCTAGCGTCGAATCTCCTCTTCGATCACACGGAGCTAATGGGTTATGAACTTGTTACGAATGTTGGCGAAGAGGCAAGCTTTCTCAAAC CGGACAAAGAGACTGAGGCTCGATACTTGCACTTAGTGCTGCTAATTAGTGCGAACATAGTTCCCTGCACTATCACTGCCATGCGCAATTACCTAAGCAATCTGGCCGATGCCAGTACGATTACTGGCAATTCGGGATCTCTCTTGAAGCTTGAAAAGGATCGTAACAG AATCGGCCAACATCTGAGCTTGTTCTTCATCATGGGGATAGCCCGGTCGCTAGATATAATAAAATGGCAGCAGATTGATCCGAAAACAGCCTATTGGTTATGGCTGGTGTACATTGTGAACGCTCTGGGATACTGCCTTTGGGGTATATTCATCCTTTTCCGGCTCGTCTGCAATCAAATAGTATTGCAGTTGTTGTATCAGCG ATTCGGCAGAAGAGAAAATACCCCTAGAGAGGATTATACTGCGTATTCTATTCCTCAATTGGTTGATGTAGAAAATCCCAAGAGCGTCCTTATGATGCATCAATCTGAGTGA
- the LOC126576912 gene encoding uncharacterized protein LOC126576912, whose translation MQSREKGSICPSRHRVVNSRKPSKHVVLQNLQESSGLTTAQLKVKRKPIDRHTMDRAVSQRLGERINRCLAAVPKDPFRVHDLGKPGKPAEEATGTHVGQPPWRQVTIEAKAKPRPMPERVENWMENFHRKPTGERIQWRSPLYDAGRPPAEPRPVDQVEQLIDVAGQDFVDWLNTLGLERSSITSQIVRQLFSSETGDELSRALTVAPKELRAVPGQVAHEWALPELSLEHRIARATERNRAMVYDAAKRVPFLRAHQKMPNKRQRSAATGDGGGHTDETGDDVPERVDVPEDLISFRRLFKDIWHLRSVKYLIDYLERRPELERPAFLVEKGLFERKESIGIGVPFYRKVLTQEALADSIRK comes from the coding sequence ATGCAATCCAGAGAGAAAGGTTCTATTTGTCCTTCACGGCATCGTGTCGTCAACTCGCGCAAACCAAGCAAGCACGTCGTGCTGCAGAACTTGCAGGAGTCCTCAGGCCTCACTACTGCTCAGCTTAAagtgaaacggaaaccaaTCGACCGTCACACCATGGACCGTGCGGTATCGCAGCGTCTCGGTGAACGGATAAACCGTTGCTTGGCTGCCGTGCCAAAGGATCCATTCCGAGTTCACGACCTCGGCAAGCCTGGTAAGCCAGCGGAAGAAGCCACCGGAACACACGTCGGCCAACCACCGTGGCGGCAGGTGACGATAGAAGCGAAAGCCAAACCGCGCCCAATGCCAGAACGTGTGGAAAATTGGATGGAAAACTTTCACCGGAAGCCAACGGGCGAGCGCATCCAGTGGCGCTCGCCTCTGTACGACGCGGGACGGCCACCGGCAGAGCCACGTCCGGTAGACCAGGTggagcagctgatcgatgTGGCGGGCCAAGATTTCGTCGACTGGCTCAATACGCTCGGCCTGGAACGGTCCAGCATCACGAGCCAGATCGTGCGGCAACTGTTCTCCAGCGAGACGGGCGATGAGCTGTCCCGTGCCCTAACCGTTGCACCGAAGGAGCTTAGGGCCGTTCCGGGGCAGGTGGCACACGAATGGGCGCTGCCTGAGCTGTCGCTTGAGCACCGGATCGctcgagcgaccgagcggaACCGTGCGATGGTGTACGATGCGGCCAAACGGGTCCCGTTTCTTAGGGCACACCAAAAGATGCCGAACAAACGACAACgatctgctgctactggtgatggtggtggtcataccGATGAGACCGGCGATGATGTTCCGGAGCGCGTAGACGTTCCGGAGGATTTGATAAGCTTCAGAAGGCTGTTCAAAGACATCTGGCACTTGCGCTCGGTGAAGTATTTGATTGACTATCTCGAGAGGCGACCGGAACTCGAGCGGCCAGCATTTCTCGTCGAGAAGGGGCTGTTCGAGCGCAAGGaaagcatcggcatcggtgttCCGTTCTATCGAAAAGTTTTAACTCAAGAAGCGCTCGCCGACAGCATTCGCAAGTAG
- the LOC126575930 gene encoding G-protein coupled receptor Mth2-like isoform X2, with amino-acid sequence MPCILHSTVRLLKWFVVWLLCSVYANDVQLCSVQESVDITNGTIAGDGGIDYDGVRYSASQYFQDGNTRRGCICLVRQCIYACVNEYWTNYGLKELLANVSGASGENTGIVNPALEAKYHMILKQPYCAGDFIVPKQRQVKITSKGELNVVDYFCILPKTEMGEFHALYCDKYSIAQPSDLYHQIHALDFLVVFPLLVATFVVYAILPELMDGKSVMCYVACLTVSYLFLAMEQLNAFGYKSHLYTISAYILYFTLLASFFWLNVIYWLLGESRGQMTKHRKFLYCSLHAWGAPILILASNLLFDHTELMGYELVTNVGEEASFLKPDKETEARYLHLVLLISANIVPCTITAMRNYLSNLADASTITGNSGSLLKLEKDRNRIGQHLSLFFIMGIARSLDIIKWQQIDPKTAYWLWLVYIVNALGYCLWGIFILFRLVCNQIVLQLLYQRFGRRENTPREDYTAYSIPQLVDVENPKSVLMMHQSE; translated from the exons ATGCCGTGCATATTACACTCAACTGTACGTTTGTTGAaatggtttgtggtgtggctGTTGTGCAGTGTGTATGCTAACGATGTTCAGCTATGCTCCGTGCAGGAATCAGTGGATATTACGAACGGTACTATAGCTGGAGATGGAGGCATTGACTACGACGGAGTGCGATACAGTGCTTCTCAGTACTTTCAAGATGGAAACACTCGAAGAGGATGCATTTGCCTAGTACGGCAATGCATATATGCATGCGTGAATGAATATTGGACAAACTATGGGCTAAAGGAGCTCCTTGCTAATGTTTCGGGTGCTTCTGGGGAAAACACTGGCATAGTTAATCCGGCGCTAGAGGCAAAGTATCACATGATTTTGAAACAACCTTACTGTGCGGGAGATTTTATTGTACCGAAGCAGCGTCAAGTGAAAATAACTTCA AAAGGAGAGCTGAACGTTGTTGATTACTTTTGTATTCTACCAAAGACCGAGATGGGTGAATTCCATGCATTATACTGCGACAAGTATTCTATTGCACAACCTAGCGATTTGTATCATCAAATACATGCCTTGG ACTTTCTGGTTGTTTTTCCCTTGCTTGTGGCCACCTTTGTGGTTTACGCTATTCTACCGGAGCTAATGGACGGCAAATCAGTGATGTGCTACGTGGCATGCCTCACCGTATCCTATTTGTTTCTGGCCATGGAACAATTGAACGCCTTTGGCTACAAGTCCCATTTGTATACCATCTCTGCCTACATACTATACTTTACGTTGTTGGCCAGTTTCTTTTGGCTGAACGTCATCTACTGGTTACTTGGTGAAAGTCGTGGACAGATGACTAAACACAGAAAGTTCCTGTACTGCTCTCTGCATGCTTGGGGCGCACCTATATTGATCCTAGCGTCGAATCTCCTCTTCGATCACACGGAGCTAATGGGTTATGAACTTGTTACGAATGTTGGCGAAGAGGCAAGCTTTCTCAAAC CGGACAAAGAGACTGAGGCTCGATACTTGCACTTAGTGCTGCTAATTAGTGCGAACATAGTTCCCTGCACTATCACTGCCATGCGCAATTACCTAAGCAATCTGGCCGATGCCAGTACGATTACTGGCAATTCGGGATCTCTCTTGAAGCTTGAAAAGGATCGTAACAG AATCGGCCAACATCTGAGCTTGTTCTTCATCATGGGGATAGCCCGGTCGCTAGATATAATAAAATGGCAGCAGATTGATCCGAAAACAGCCTATTGGTTATGGCTGGTGTACATTGTGAACGCTCTGGGATACTGCCTTTGGGGTATATTCATCCTTTTCCGGCTCGTCTGCAATCAAATAGTATTGCAGTTGTTGTATCAGCG ATTCGGCAGAAGAGAAAATACCCCTAGAGAGGATTATACTGCGTATTCTATTCCTCAATTGGTTGATGTAGAAAATCCCAAGAGCGTCCTTATGATGCATCAATCTGAGTGA